In Oenanthe melanoleuca isolate GR-GAL-2019-014 chromosome 8, OMel1.0, whole genome shotgun sequence, a single genomic region encodes these proteins:
- the NSUN4 gene encoding 5-methylcytosine rRNA methyltransferase NSUN4 isoform X1, producing the protein MAALGGRGRAAVLLRRGLVPGAGPGLVPGAGPRRHRHKEKWAATAPRVPPTRLALHHFDSSYSLHLGALWPSVRAALLCEQKYGALLNSFAAADHVPRELQLLNAADFISEAPQKAQHWQQDAAVGEARGCQEGSGEGRTVVQEGMMTQAEMSPPLCTSISSKIKCYTFPRGDITRFRPARPDALGLLDYYLLDAASLLPVLALNVQPGDFVLDLCAAPGGKTLALLQTGCCGHLAANDVSISRTKRLYRILHSYVPKEVRDIVSVTSYDGRVWDQMGGGTFHKVLVDVPCTTDRHSATEEDNNIFHKRRTKERHMLPMLQLQLLMAGILAARPGGAVVYSTCSLSPLQNQCVVQRALDIAAAQFSIRIQAEDLRHFRVLFQDTFCFSPDCGLGELVLPQLTANFGPTYFCKLRLL; encoded by the exons ATGGCGGCGCTGGGCGGGCGCGGGAGGGCGGCGGTGCTGCTGCGCCGGGGATTGGtaccgggagcggggccgggattggtaccgggagcggggccgcgccgccaCCGGCACAAGGAGAAGTGG GCTGCCACGGCGCCGCGCGTCCCGCCCACGCGGCTGGCGCTGCACCACTTCGACAGCAGCTACAGCCTGCACCTGGGCGCCCTGTGGCCCTCGGTCCGCGCTGCCCTGCTCTGCGAGCAGAAGTACGGGGCCCTCCTCAACAGCTTCGCTGCTGCTGACCACGTTCCCcgagagctgcagctgctcaacGCCGCCGATTTCATTTCCGAGGCGCCCCAAAAGGcgcagcactggcagcaggatgCGGCTGTGGGGGAAGCCAGAGGGTGCCAGGAGGGCTCTGGTGAGGGCAGGACTGTGGTGCAGGAAGGAATGATGACACAGGCAGAGATGTCCCCACCACTCTGCACTTCCATCAGCTCCAAAATCAAGTGTTACACCTTCCCCAGGGGTGACATCACACGCTTCCGCCCTGCACG GCCGGATGCTCTGGGGCTCCTCGACTATTACCTGCTGGATGCCGCctctctcctgcctgtcctggcacTCAACGTGCAGCCGGGTGACTTTGTCCTTGACCTCTGTGCAGCTCCGGGTGGGAAGactctggctctgctgcagactGGGTGTTGTG GGCATCTGGCAGCCAACGATGTCTCCATTTCCCGGACAAAGAGGCTGTACCGGATTCTCCATAGCTATGTCCCCAAAGAAGTCAGGGATATTGTGAGTGTCACATCCTATGATGGAAGGGTCTGGGACCAGATGGGAGGTGGCACTTTCCATAAG gtgctggtggATGTGCCCTGCACGACAGACAGACACTCTGCCACGGAGGAGGACAACAACATCTTCCACAAGAGGCGAACCAAAGAGCGTCACATGCTGCccatgctgcagctgcagctgctgat ggctgggatcctgGCGGCCAGGCCGGGAGGGGCTGTGGTGTATTCcacctgctccctgtccccgctgcaGAACCAGTGTGTGGTGCAGAGGGCTCTGGACATTGCAGCAGCCCAGTTCAGCATCAGGATCCAGGCTGAGGACCTGAGGCACTTCCGTGTGCTCTTCCAGGACACGTTCTGCTTCTCCCCGGACTGCGGGCTCGGGGAGCTGGTCCTGCCCCAGCTCACTGCCAACTTCGGGCCCACCTATTTCTGCAAACTGCGCCTCCTCTAG
- the LRRC41 gene encoding leucine-rich repeat-containing protein 41 — translation MALPPHRRTPQGHPPEAPPPAPEAEALPPQGGASGRRPSKHGSPQRPPVRPRQEGHCCAPAFPLPSSCVPRLRSRLGPVLPPACPLRCSTRPPQHGHPLLPPPKMAARSGRSVPEAAMAAERPRSLLALSAAAVSRSMAALERDVWALPGHLLRGLLPLLTVFRLERAEDAARRAGLSTQPIWRKLWDDVMKTRPPNSESITCWRKKFLETFFSNVLHGVLDVSSDWRLNDRHFSPLLHSSPHVSQLTLCNMLQGAVELTAEHNHKVLENLAGSLRILKFQHLLSCDQSIKRSLVLLLHRLIHHGSVSQVSMYSWPVPDTVLLVLILTMSAGFWRSGNALAYHSSPCGLCREEDKAQSQQSVQEGAERGCDAEREGSGGKDQKRCPKEADAPMNSVLSGPRSPPLRNAACEETSSEVPCGHTSTQGGSSHCSSSEQLSCHPIPRKTRRRLKPAVGRKRRCLRRSRAHYADPEDLYDFVFTVAREKNSGLLDKTRTTEGENTENWTSSSPGSSCTGHAGCKRRGGPAGILSLKAAHRFRSVSTLELFSIPLTGETCRTLSNLLSSWVSLENLVLSYNGLNANISCILSGLRALARQPECRFRVLRVSDMFSHMPCTELVRCILSALPQLHTLSVSFDLKNQLEGSRPEANPSCGKAEIPESCLEVLEIRFPREPLHTAFLLPVLKATKSLQQLSLDSATLPCPQELGLLLEVLKECTPNLKKLSFHDVNLAEHQKEVLLLLQDPGLQEITFSFCRLFESSTAEFLSEIINTVKRNSSLKSLRLPGNRLGNHRLVALADIFSEDSSSSLCQLDVSSNCIKPDGLLEFTKKLEGHMQQRGGQLPFAQLRLFQNWLEQDADTAQEALRRLRALCSVVSDAWDCSQALADYISVM, via the exons ATGGCGCTCCCGCCGCACAGAAGGACTCCGCAGGGTCACCCGCCGGaagcgccgccgcccgcgccggAAGCGGAAGCGCTCCCTCCGCAGGGCGGTGCTTCGGGGCGCCGTCCTTCCAAACATGGCAGCCCGCAGCGGCCGCCCGTGCGGCCGCGCCAAGAGGGCCATTGCTGCGCTCCCgcctttcctctcccttcttccTGTGTCCCTCGGCTTCGGAGCCGGCTCGGCCCGGTGCTTCCGCCGGCCTGTCCGCTGCGCTGCTCGACACGACCTCCCCAACATGGCCACCCGCTCCTGCCGCCCCCCAAGATGGCGGCGCGGAGCGGTCGGTCCGTGCCCGAGGCGGCGATGGCGGCCGAGCGGCCGCGCAGCCTGTTGGCGCTGAGCGCGGCCGCCGTGAGCCGCAGCATGGCCGCCCTGGAGCGGGACGTCTGGG CGCTGCCCGGCCACCTCCTGCGGGGCCTCCTGCCGCTCCTCACCGTCTTCCGTCTCGAGCGGGCCGAGGACGCCGCGCGGAGAGCAG GCCTCTCGACACAGCCCATCTGGCGCAAGCTGTGGGACGATGTGATGAAAACCAGGCCACCCAACTCGGAG AGCATAACGTGCTGGAGGAAGAAGTTCCTTGAAACATTCTTCTCCAACGTCCTCCATGGTGTTTTGGACGTTTCCTCTGACTGGCGCCTCAACGACCGTCACTTTTCGCCgctgctgcacagctccccGCACGTTTCCCAGCTCACCCTCTGCAACATGCTCCAGGGGGCCGTGGAGCTCACTGCTGAGCACAACCACAAAGTGCTTGAAAACCTGGCTGGCTCCCTGCGGATCCTGAAGTTCCAGCACCTCCTCTCCTGCGACCAGTCCATCAAGCGCTCGCTGGTTTTGCTCCTTCACCGGCTGATCCACCACGGCTCTGTCAGCCAGGTGTCCATGTATTCCTGGCCTGTTCCCGACACGGTTCTGCTTGTTCTCATCCTGACCATGAGTGCTGGGTTTTGGCGCTCAGGAAATGCCCTCGCCTATCACAGCAGCCCGTGTGGcctctgcagagaggaggaCAAAGCCCAAAGCCAGCAGTcagtgcaggagggagcagagaggggctgcGATGCTGAGCGGGAGGGGAGCGGTGGCAAGGACCAGAAGAGATGCCCAAAAGAGGCTGATGCTCCCATGAACTCTGTGCTCTCTGGCCCCAGAAGTCCTCCCCTGCGAAACGCAGCGTGTGAGGAGACAAGCAGCGAGGTGCCCTGTGGCCACACCAGCACCCAGGGGGGTTCTTCCCATTGttccagctcagagcagctgtccTGTCACCCCATTCCCCGAAAGACACGCAGACGGCTGAAACCTGCAGTGGGGAGGAAACGTCGCTGCCTCAGACGGAGCAGGGCACACTATGCTGACCCAGAAGATCTGtatgattttgtttttactgttgCTAGAGAGAAAAATTCAGGGTTACTGGATAAAACCAGGACCACAGAGGGAGAAAACACTGAGAACTGGACTAGTTCCTCCCCAGGATCTTCTTGCACTGGGCATGCTGGCTGTAAGAGAAGAGGAGGACCTGCTGGAATCCTTTCTCTGAAAGCTGCTCACCGCTTCCGAAGTGTCTCCACATTGGAATTGTTCTCCATTCCTTTGACTGGGGAGACATGTCGGACTCTGAGTAacctgctgagctcctgggtGTCTTTAGAAAACCTGGTTCTGTCCTACAATG GCCTGAATGCCAACATCTCCTGCATCCTCTCCGGGCTCCGGGCCCTGGCCCGCCAGCCAGAGTGCCGCTTCCGCGTGCTCCGCGTGAGCGACATGTTCTCCCACATGCCCTGCACGGAGCTCGTTCGCTGCATCCTGAGcgcccttccccagctccacacGCTCTCTGTCAGCTTCGACCTCAAAAACcagctggagggcagcaggcCAGAGGCGAATCCGAGCTGTGGCAAGGCAGAAATCCCAG aAAGCtgcctggaggtgctggagatCCGATTCCCCAGGGAACCTCTGCACACTGCattcctgctgccagtgctcaAGGCAACAAAGTCTCTCCAGCAGCTGTCCCTTGACAGTGCCACACTGCCCTGCCCCCAGGAGCTTGGGCTCCTTTTGGAGGTGCTCAAAG aGTGTACTCCAAATTTGAAGAAGCTGAGCTTTCATGATGTGAACCTGGCTGAGCACCAGAAAGAAGTTCTGCTTTTGCTTCAGGATCCTGGCCTACAAG aaatcaCGTTTTCCTTCTGCCGGCTGTTCGAAAGCTCTACTGCTGAGTTTTTGTCAGAAATAATCAATACAGTGAAAAGAAATTCATCACTGAAGAGCCTCAGACTGCCTGGGAACCGCCTTG GGAATCACAGGCTGGTTGCCCTTGCAGACATTTTCTCTGAAgattcctcctcttctctctgtcAGCTGGATGTCAG CTCAAACTGCATCAAACCTGATGGGCTGCTGGAGTTCACAAAGAAGCTGGAAGGCCACATGCAGCAGAGAGGGGGACAGCTTCCGTTCGCACAGCTGCGCCTCTTCCAGAactggctggagcaggatgcAGACACGGCGCAGGAGGCGCTGCGGCGcctcagagccctgtgcagcGTGGTCAGCGACGCCTGGGACTGCTCCCAGGCCTTGGCTGACTACATCAGTGTCATGTGA
- the LOC130256231 gene encoding cytochrome b-c1 complex subunit 6, mitochondrial isoform X1, with translation MRRSLLKRWGSGGSGVRGVRVLSAAPCPQDPLTTVREHCEQTEKCVKARERLELCDARVSSRSETEEQCTEELFDFLHARDHCVAHKLFSKLK, from the exons ATGCGGCGCTCTCTGTTAAAGCGCTGGGGCTCGGGGGGAAGCGGCGTGCGGGGTGTCCGTGTGCTCAGCGCAGCGCCGTGTCCGCAGGACCCCCTGACCACGGTGCGGGAGCACTGCGAGCAGACGGAGAAATGCGTGAAGGCGCGGGAGcggctggagctgtgtgacGCGCGGGTGTCCTCCCGCTCCGAGACGGAGGAGCAGTGCACAGAGGAGCTCTTCGACTTCCTGCACGCCAGGGACCACTGT gTTGCTCACAAGCTTTTCAGTAAGCTGAAGTGA
- the NSUN4 gene encoding 5-methylcytosine rRNA methyltransferase NSUN4 isoform X2, whose translation MAALGGRGRAAVLLRRGLVPGAGPGLVPGAGPRRHRHKEKWAATAPRVPPTRLALHHFDSSYSLHLGALWPSVRAALLCEQKYGALLNSFAAADHVPRELQLLNAADFISEAPQKAQHWQQDAAVGEARGCQEGSGEGRTVVQEGMMTQAEMSPPLCTSISSKIKCYTFPRGDITRFRPARPDALGLLDYYLLDAASLLPVLALNVQPGDFVLDLCAAPGGKTLALLQTGCCGHLAANDVSISRTKRLYRILHSYVPKEVRDIVLVDVPCTTDRHSATEEDNNIFHKRRTKERHMLPMLQLQLLMAGILAARPGGAVVYSTCSLSPLQNQCVVQRALDIAAAQFSIRIQAEDLRHFRVLFQDTFCFSPDCGLGELVLPQLTANFGPTYFCKLRLL comes from the exons ATGGCGGCGCTGGGCGGGCGCGGGAGGGCGGCGGTGCTGCTGCGCCGGGGATTGGtaccgggagcggggccgggattggtaccgggagcggggccgcgccgccaCCGGCACAAGGAGAAGTGG GCTGCCACGGCGCCGCGCGTCCCGCCCACGCGGCTGGCGCTGCACCACTTCGACAGCAGCTACAGCCTGCACCTGGGCGCCCTGTGGCCCTCGGTCCGCGCTGCCCTGCTCTGCGAGCAGAAGTACGGGGCCCTCCTCAACAGCTTCGCTGCTGCTGACCACGTTCCCcgagagctgcagctgctcaacGCCGCCGATTTCATTTCCGAGGCGCCCCAAAAGGcgcagcactggcagcaggatgCGGCTGTGGGGGAAGCCAGAGGGTGCCAGGAGGGCTCTGGTGAGGGCAGGACTGTGGTGCAGGAAGGAATGATGACACAGGCAGAGATGTCCCCACCACTCTGCACTTCCATCAGCTCCAAAATCAAGTGTTACACCTTCCCCAGGGGTGACATCACACGCTTCCGCCCTGCACG GCCGGATGCTCTGGGGCTCCTCGACTATTACCTGCTGGATGCCGCctctctcctgcctgtcctggcacTCAACGTGCAGCCGGGTGACTTTGTCCTTGACCTCTGTGCAGCTCCGGGTGGGAAGactctggctctgctgcagactGGGTGTTGTG GGCATCTGGCAGCCAACGATGTCTCCATTTCCCGGACAAAGAGGCTGTACCGGATTCTCCATAGCTATGTCCCCAAAGAAGTCAGGGATATT gtgctggtggATGTGCCCTGCACGACAGACAGACACTCTGCCACGGAGGAGGACAACAACATCTTCCACAAGAGGCGAACCAAAGAGCGTCACATGCTGCccatgctgcagctgcagctgctgat ggctgggatcctgGCGGCCAGGCCGGGAGGGGCTGTGGTGTATTCcacctgctccctgtccccgctgcaGAACCAGTGTGTGGTGCAGAGGGCTCTGGACATTGCAGCAGCCCAGTTCAGCATCAGGATCCAGGCTGAGGACCTGAGGCACTTCCGTGTGCTCTTCCAGGACACGTTCTGCTTCTCCCCGGACTGCGGGCTCGGGGAGCTGGTCCTGCCCCAGCTCACTGCCAACTTCGGGCCCACCTATTTCTGCAAACTGCGCCTCCTCTAG
- the LOC130256231 gene encoding cytochrome b-c1 complex subunit 6, mitochondrial isoform X2: MGQRGEPEEEEEELVDPLTTVREHCEQTEKCVKARERLELCDARVSSRSETEEQCTEELFDFLHARDHCVAHKLFSKLK, encoded by the exons ATGGGGCAGCGCGGGGAGCCCGAG gaggaagaggaagagctCGTG GACCCCCTGACCACGGTGCGGGAGCACTGCGAGCAGACGGAGAAATGCGTGAAGGCGCGGGAGcggctggagctgtgtgacGCGCGGGTGTCCTCCCGCTCCGAGACGGAGGAGCAGTGCACAGAGGAGCTCTTCGACTTCCTGCACGCCAGGGACCACTGT gTTGCTCACAAGCTTTTCAGTAAGCTGAAGTGA